In a single window of the Luteibacter rhizovicinus DSM 16549 genome:
- a CDS encoding ABC transporter permease, whose protein sequence is MWAHYVALALRSSRRSKALTALVVALLAFGVSACMVSYAVFRATTSDPLPARSSRLYAPQIDNAGPAHTFQGQPPEMLSYTDAVALWQAGKAKRQALVYPTKWGVESNDPSIPALSMTGDAVTADFFPMFDVPFRFGSGWAPHDDTGHASVVVISGALNEKLFSGRNSVGQVLRLDGKAFQVAGVLDDWNPKPRFFDTAVVGAAGAFDDVGDVYIPFTRATDMKKDSKYSNCPVDSGAVDTANWDAYLHGECERIAAWVELPTAADVVSYREYLRHYAEEQQRLGRFAWPPNVDLHDLVDWMAYLRITPKASSLSMLVSASFLLIVLVNVVGLMLARFMRRAPEIGIRRALGASRASVYRQFLIEGASVGFVGGLAGVALTLLGLWGIGGLFEPNIARLVSVDASLVGLTVLLSVAATVVSALYPTWRAAQTEPAWQIKINP, encoded by the coding sequence ATGTGGGCACACTACGTCGCACTCGCGTTGCGCAGTAGCAGGCGAAGCAAGGCACTGACGGCACTCGTTGTCGCCTTACTGGCCTTTGGTGTTTCGGCCTGCATGGTCTCGTATGCGGTATTCCGCGCGACCACCAGCGACCCGCTTCCCGCCCGGTCTTCGCGACTGTATGCGCCACAGATCGACAACGCCGGGCCGGCGCACACGTTTCAGGGCCAGCCACCCGAGATGCTGAGCTATACCGATGCGGTGGCGCTCTGGCAGGCGGGCAAGGCAAAACGGCAAGCCCTGGTCTATCCGACCAAGTGGGGCGTCGAGTCCAACGATCCGTCGATCCCCGCCCTGTCGATGACCGGCGATGCCGTCACCGCCGACTTTTTCCCGATGTTCGACGTGCCGTTCCGGTTTGGTAGCGGCTGGGCGCCGCACGACGACACCGGCCACGCCTCCGTCGTTGTGATCAGTGGGGCCTTGAACGAGAAACTGTTCAGTGGTCGGAACAGCGTCGGTCAGGTGCTTCGCCTCGACGGGAAGGCCTTCCAGGTGGCCGGCGTCCTCGACGACTGGAATCCCAAACCGCGCTTCTTCGACACCGCCGTTGTTGGAGCTGCGGGCGCGTTCGACGATGTGGGCGATGTCTATATTCCGTTCACTCGCGCGACCGATATGAAGAAGGACAGCAAGTACTCCAACTGCCCGGTGGATTCCGGCGCCGTGGATACAGCGAACTGGGACGCGTACCTTCACGGCGAATGCGAGCGTATCGCCGCCTGGGTCGAGCTGCCGACGGCCGCGGATGTCGTGAGCTACCGCGAGTACCTGCGCCATTACGCTGAAGAGCAGCAGCGTCTCGGCAGGTTTGCCTGGCCACCGAATGTCGATCTGCATGACTTGGTGGACTGGATGGCCTATCTGCGCATCACACCCAAGGCATCGTCCTTGTCCATGCTGGTGTCTGCCAGCTTCCTGCTTATCGTGCTGGTGAATGTCGTCGGTCTCATGCTCGCCCGGTTCATGCGGCGGGCGCCCGAGATCGGCATCCGACGCGCGCTGGGCGCATCGCGCGCGTCCGTGTACCGCCAGTTTCTCATCGAGGGAGCCAGCGTGGGCTTCGTCGGCGGCCTCGCCGGCGTGGCGCTGACCTTGCTGGGACTCTGGGGCATCGGAGGACTCTTCGAGCCGAATATCGCGCGACTGGTAAGCGTCGATGCATCGCTCGTCGGATTGACCGTGCTCCTGTCGGTCGCGGCCACGGTAGTTTCCGCGCTGTACCCGACCTGGCGGGCGGCGCAGACCGAGCCCGCCTGGCAGATCAAGATCAATCCGTGA
- a CDS encoding class I SAM-dependent methyltransferase, with translation MTRPSESSGVLGDTAARNYSRKLSQFNAFAEPELRQSIASLPLQRGMRVLDAGCGAGDALDWLRAGVGDEGMVMGIDLSAAHTVVARAVAPAEALVIQADLLSPPLAGETLDLIWSVNTVNHFNDPVAGLKVLARLLRPGGRMAVGQSSLLPDMYFAWDARLERLVNDAVRQYYRVRYQVSERDMTGVRSLVGLMQRSGLRDITVRTVMIERTWPLRPADESYLLETIFQNTWGERLRPYLSSEDFDALARLCDPEHPEFALRRPDFHFLQSFTLAVGAVETP, from the coding sequence ATGACTCGACCCTCCGAATCATCCGGGGTTCTCGGTGACACGGCAGCACGGAACTACTCACGCAAGTTGAGCCAGTTCAATGCGTTCGCCGAGCCGGAACTCCGCCAGTCGATCGCTAGCCTGCCGTTGCAGAGGGGCATGCGCGTGCTCGACGCAGGGTGTGGCGCGGGAGATGCGCTCGACTGGCTGCGTGCCGGCGTCGGCGACGAAGGGATGGTCATGGGTATCGATCTTTCGGCAGCGCATACGGTAGTCGCCCGCGCGGTCGCACCCGCCGAAGCCCTCGTGATACAGGCGGATCTGCTCTCGCCTCCCTTGGCGGGCGAGACCCTGGATCTCATCTGGTCGGTCAATACCGTCAACCACTTCAACGACCCCGTCGCTGGCTTGAAAGTCCTCGCACGCCTGCTTCGTCCCGGCGGGCGCATGGCGGTGGGGCAAAGCTCGCTGTTGCCGGACATGTATTTTGCGTGGGACGCCAGGCTCGAGAGGTTGGTGAACGACGCGGTTCGCCAGTACTACCGCGTTCGTTATCAGGTCAGTGAGCGCGACATGACGGGTGTTCGATCCCTCGTCGGGTTGATGCAACGGTCCGGGCTACGCGACATCACCGTGCGTACGGTCATGATCGAACGGACCTGGCCGCTGCGCCCCGCGGACGAGAGCTACCTTCTGGAGACGATCTTCCAGAACACGTGGGGCGAAAGACTGCGACCGTATCTGTCGAGCGAGGATTTCGACGCCCTTGCGCGACTGTGCGACCCCGAGCATCCCGAGTTCGCGCTTCGCCGCCCGGATTTCCATTTCCTGCAGAGCTTCACGCTGGCCGTCGGTGCGGTGGAAACGCCCTAG
- a CDS encoding AraC family transcriptional regulator translates to MTGHPKDLTIHPDDEAGTSPSADLLSHVLAQLRLTGDKVTSKFLPTGHVVQLDPAMAHVIVIKEGALAVHAEGQATMQVRANELLLLPHGPGGVRLVTMATPATIIDCSFWFDPDSRHGTALALPPRIHVREEDCGAWLKPIVGFMLAEAADHQAGAALMVSRLIDLVVIRTLRSWVHQGNTTGWLGGLIDARIARAIKAIHEHPRERWSIDALAGVAGMSRSSFYERFTALVGQSPQRYSNEWRLALARELLSKSGARVGQVGLSVGYRSEAAFSRAYKALYGHSPRESARR, encoded by the coding sequence ATGACAGGGCATCCGAAAGACTTGACGATTCATCCGGACGACGAGGCAGGCACCTCGCCGTCGGCGGATCTGCTTTCACACGTGCTCGCCCAACTTCGCCTCACCGGAGACAAGGTCACGTCGAAGTTCCTGCCGACAGGCCACGTCGTCCAGCTCGACCCGGCGATGGCGCACGTCATCGTGATCAAGGAAGGAGCACTCGCGGTCCATGCCGAGGGTCAGGCGACCATGCAGGTGCGCGCAAACGAGCTTCTCCTGCTGCCTCACGGGCCCGGGGGCGTACGTCTCGTGACGATGGCAACGCCAGCGACCATCATCGACTGCAGCTTCTGGTTCGATCCCGACAGTCGCCATGGCACGGCGCTGGCGCTACCGCCCCGGATCCATGTCCGCGAGGAGGACTGCGGCGCGTGGCTCAAGCCCATCGTTGGCTTCATGCTGGCGGAGGCGGCCGACCATCAGGCGGGCGCCGCTTTGATGGTTTCCCGGCTGATCGACCTGGTGGTGATACGCACACTTCGCAGCTGGGTCCATCAGGGCAACACGACCGGCTGGCTCGGCGGACTGATCGATGCGCGCATCGCCCGTGCGATCAAGGCGATCCACGAGCATCCCCGCGAGCGCTGGAGCATCGACGCCCTGGCTGGCGTCGCGGGCATGTCGCGATCGAGCTTCTACGAGCGCTTCACCGCGCTGGTCGGCCAGTCGCCGCAACGCTACTCGAACGAGTGGCGCCTGGCGCTCGCCCGGGAGCTCTTAAGCAAGAGTGGCGCACGGGTGGGCCAGGTGGGGCTGAGCGTCGGTTACCGATCCGAAGCCGCGTTCAGTCGCGCATACAAAGCACTCTATGGCCATTCGCCGCGCGAATCGGCCCGGCGCTAG
- a CDS encoding alpha/beta fold hydrolase, whose amino-acid sequence MKLFYSAAALAVALALAAPVAASAATAKNVVLVHGAFAGPSSWDKVAVILRKKGFTVSEVAIPMTSLEADVAATREVLESQKGPTVLVGHSWGGVVIGEAGDNPKVKALVYIAAFAPDKGESVQTLSSNGPPTEGQKEVHPDAKGFLSIDPAAFPRVFVGDVPAAEGAALAKAQMPISATAFGTPASIAAWHSKPTYYAISGNDMMIPPQAETLFAQRMKATTVTIPSSHASPVSHPAEVAALIEQAAK is encoded by the coding sequence ATGAAACTCTTTTACTCGGCGGCGGCCCTTGCCGTCGCCTTGGCCCTGGCCGCTCCCGTGGCAGCGAGCGCTGCCACGGCCAAGAACGTCGTGCTGGTGCATGGCGCGTTCGCCGGTCCTTCAAGCTGGGACAAGGTCGCCGTGATCCTTCGCAAGAAGGGTTTCACGGTCAGCGAGGTGGCTATCCCGATGACGTCGCTGGAAGCCGATGTGGCCGCGACCCGTGAGGTGCTGGAATCGCAGAAGGGCCCGACGGTCCTGGTGGGCCACTCATGGGGCGGCGTGGTGATTGGCGAAGCCGGCGACAATCCGAAGGTGAAGGCGCTGGTCTACATCGCCGCGTTTGCTCCCGACAAGGGCGAGAGTGTGCAGACGCTCTCCAGCAACGGCCCGCCGACGGAAGGGCAGAAGGAAGTGCATCCGGACGCGAAGGGCTTTCTTTCCATCGATCCTGCTGCGTTCCCGCGTGTCTTCGTCGGCGACGTGCCCGCGGCCGAAGGGGCGGCTCTGGCCAAGGCACAGATGCCGATCAGCGCGACGGCCTTCGGCACGCCGGCCTCGATCGCTGCATGGCACAGCAAGCCGACCTACTATGCGATCTCCGGCAACGACATGATGATTCCGCCCCAGGCGGAGACACTCTTCGCACAGCGCATGAAGGCGACGACGGTGACGATTCCGTCCAGCCATGCCTCGCCGGTATCGCATCCGGCCGAGGTCGCTGCGTTGATCGAGCAGGCTGCCAAGTAA